A DNA window from Camelina sativa cultivar DH55 chromosome 13, Cs, whole genome shotgun sequence contains the following coding sequences:
- the LOC104738134 gene encoding uncharacterized protein At3g49140, giving the protein MAVPGFFSSTALLRHCPVSKTEEGGGSCFHVSPRRVFHPHRLNTCSGSGYLKCNSDYFTRNYLRKNRTQAIAEYLGSTSDPKKPTGQPSYHPSEDIRAYVPENPADSRLSPPETARTIIEVNKKGTLMLSGLLVSGFHEP; this is encoded by the exons ATGGCCGTACCAGGATTCTTCTCTTCCACGGCGCTACTCC GGCATTGTCCTGTATCGAAAACAGAGGAGGGAGGAGGAAGCTGCTTCCATGTCTCGCCTCGCCGAGTTTTTCATCCTCACCGCCTCAACACTTGTTCTGG GAGTGGATATCTCAAGTGTAACAGTGACTATTTTACAAGAAATTATTTGCGGAAGAATAGGACTCAGGCCATAGCAGAGTATTTGGGTTCAACTTCAGATCCTAAGAAGCCAACTGGGCAGCCAAGTTATCATCCTTCAGAAGATATCAGAGCATATGTGCCAGAGAATCCTGCAGATTCTAGGCTTTCACCTCCTGAAACTGCTAGAACCATCATTGAG GTGAACAAAAAAGGAACCCTGATGCTTTCAGGTTTACTTG TCAGTGGTTTTCATGAACCTTGA
- the LOC104736418 gene encoding probable peroxidase 61 — protein sequence MMQFVKFFPLLALVVINLAGAATVEAATGMNPPVKLVWHYYKVTNSCDDAETYIRYQVEKFYKSDNTIAPKLLRLLYSDCMVNGCDASVLLQGPNSERTAPQNRGLGGFVIIDKIKQVLESRCPGVVSCADILNLATRDAVHMAGAPSYPVFTGRRDGGRLNADAVDLPSPSISVDESLAYFKSKGLDVLDMTTLLGAHSMGKTHCSHIVNRLYNFKSTGKPDPSMNTTLVSQLRYLCPPRTQKGQTDPLVYLNPDSGSSNSFSNSYYSRVLSHNAVLGVDQELLNNDDSKEITQEFASGFEDFRKSFALAMSRMGSINVLTGTAGEIRRDCKVTNANYGA from the exons atgatgcAGTTTGTGAAATTTTTCCCACTATTGGCCCTCGTAGTCATAAACTTAGCCGGAGCGGCGACAGTAGAGGCTGCGACGGGAATGAACCCTCCGGTGAAGCTGGTTTGGCATTATTACAAAGTTACTAACTCTTGTGATGATGCGGAGACTTATATTAGATACCAAGTGGAAAAGTTTTATAAGAGTGATAATACCATTGCCCCCAAGCTACTTCGTCTGCTCTACTCCGATTGTATGGTTAAT GGATGTGATGCTTCGGTTCTTTTGCAAGGACCAAACTCAGAAAGGACAGCTCCGCAAAATCGAGGGCTTGGAGGTTTTGTAATAAtcgataaaataaaacaagttcTGGAATCACGTTGTCCTGGTGTTGTTTCTTGCGCTGATATCCTCAACCTTGCCACTAGAGATGCTGTTCACATG GCTGGAGCACCGTCTTACCCTGTGTTTACCGGGAGAAGGGACGGTGGGAGACTAAATGCAGACGCCGTGGATCTGCCGTCACCGTCCATCTCAGTCGACGAGTCATTGGCATACTTCAAATCTAAAGGTCTTGACGTTTTGGATATGACTACCCTTCTAG GAGCACACTCAATGGGGAAGACACACTGCAGTCACATAGTGAACAGACTATATAACTTCAAGAGCACAGGGAAACCAGATCCGAGCATGAACACTACATTGGTATCACAACTTCGATATCTTTGTCCTCCAAGAACACAAAAAGGCCAAACCGATCCACTCGTTTACCTAAATCCAGACTCAGGCTCAAGCAACAGTTTCAGCAACTCCTACTACTCCCGTGTTTTGTCTCATAACGCTGTTTTGGGAGTAGACCAAGAGCTGCTCAACAACGATGACTCGAAGGAGATCACGCAAGAGTTCGCTTCAGGTTTCGAAGATTTCAGAAAGTCATTTGCTTTGGCAATGTCGAGGATGGGATCTATCAATGTGTTGACCGGAACAGCTGGAGAGATTCGCCGAGACTGCAAAGTTACCAACGCTAACTACGGAGCttaa